GCCTGGCCCGTGAAGGCATTGCTGAAGATCACCCCGAAGGCCGCGGGAACCTTGTCGATGTGCACAAGGAGGATCAGCAGGGAGCCCAGCACATACACCGCGGCCATCAGCGGCACCACCACCTCGGCCACCTTGCCGATGCGCTCGATGCCGCCGATCAGCACGAGATAGGCCAGCACGGCCATCACCACGCCGGTGGCCAGGGGCGGAACCGCCAGCGATTCATTCAGGGCCTTGGCCATCTCGTGGGCCTGCACACCGTTGCCGATGCCGAAGCCCGCCAGGGTGCCGAACAGGGCGAACAGCCCGCCCAGCCAGGCCCAGCGGGGGCCGAGGCCGTTGCGGATGAAGTACATCGGCCCGCCCACGTGCTCCCCGAGCTCATCCACCTCGCGGTAGTGCACCGCCAGCAGCGATTCGGCGTACTTGGTGGCCATCCCCACGAAGGCGATCACCCACATCCAGAACACGGCGCCGGGACCACCCACGGCGATGGCCCCGGCCACGCCCGCCACGTTGCCCGTACCGATCGTGGCCGCCAGGGCGGTGGCCAGCGACTCGAAGGCGGAGACATCGCCCTCCCCCTTGGACGAGCGGATCGAGGCGATCGCCTGGCGGAAGCCGAAGCCGATCCGGAGCAGCGGCATGAACCGCAGTCCCAGCATCAGATAGAGGCCCGTGAGGCCGATCAGCCAGAGGGTGGCCGGCCCCCAGACCACGCCGTTG
This portion of the Cyanobium sp. NIES-981 genome encodes:
- a CDS encoding sodium:alanine symporter family protein, whose translation is MDLLSQINGVVWGPATLWLIGLTGLYLMLGLRFMPLLRIGFGFRQAIASIRSSKGEGDVSAFESLATALAATIGTGNVAGVAGAIAVGGPGAVFWMWVIAFVGMATKYAESLLAVHYREVDELGEHVGGPMYFIRNGLGPRWAWLGGLFALFGTLAGFGIGNGVQAHEMAKALNESLAVPPLATGVVMAVLAYLVLIGGIERIGKVAEVVVPLMAAVYVLGSLLILLVHIDKVPAAFGVIFSNAFTGQAAAGGALGTVIQKGIARGIFSNEAGLGTAPIAQAAAKPGDPVLQGSVAMLGTFIDTLVICTMTALVIVASGLYDSGAQGVTLTMAAFDWGLPGGKWLVTFATVFFTATTILGWGYYSERCLEFLVGTGGIKPFRFVWVAVVVLGSVASFEAIWTIADILNGLMAIPNLIGLLLLSGTVFRLTRAYRFERAD